The proteins below are encoded in one region of Populus alba chromosome 2, ASM523922v2, whole genome shotgun sequence:
- the LOC118050061 gene encoding LOW QUALITY PROTEIN: rho GDP-dissociation inhibitor 1 (The sequence of the model RefSeq protein was modified relative to this genomic sequence to represent the inferred CDS: deleted 1 base in 1 codon) — translation MESGKKAEAGPSTTTRGGFDEKLERKRETSEIPPAVAAAVDDDEEDDGDAVDNGVPVAGFVPGPLLSLKEQIEKDKEDDSLRRWKEKLLGCVESDLNGQLEPEVKFHSIGIISDDIGEINTPLPVDESQSGHPLFILREGSRYQLKLTFSVLHNIVSVLAYSNTVWKGGIQVDQAKGMLGTFAPQREPYVHTLEEDTTPSGVLARGTYSAKLKFEDDDRRCHMELKYSFEIKKRR, via the exons atggaaagTGGCAAGAAGGCAGAAGCAGGcccatcaacaacaacaagaggTGGTTTTGATGAGAAACtagaaaggaaaagggaaacCAGTGAAATCCCACCTGCTGTAGCTGCTGCTGTCGATGATGATGAGGAGGATGATGGTGATGCTGTTGATAATGGAGTTCCTGTTGCTGGATTTGTTCCTGGGCCTTTGCTATCTCTCAAGGAACAGATTGAGAAAGACAAG GAAGATGATAGCTTGAGGAGGTGGAAAGAGAAGCTACTTGGCTGCGTTGAAAGTGATTTGAATG GCCAACTGGAACCTGAAGTTAAATTCCACTCGATAGGAATTATATCTGATGACATTGGGGAAATAAACACTCCCTTGCCCGTTGATGAAAGTCAGAGCGGTCATCCCCTTTTCATTCTCAGGGAAGGATCTCGATACCAGCTTAAGCTAACATTCAGTGTTCTGCACAATATTGTTTCTGTCCTTGCATACTCAAATACAGTGTGGAAGGGGGGGATACAAG TTGATCAA GCAAAAGGAATGCTGGGTACTTTTGCTCCTCAGCGGGAACCATATGTCCATACTTTGGAGGAGGACACAACTCCATCTGGTGTGCTAGCAAGGGGAACTTATTCTGCAAAGCTTAAG TTCGAAGATGATGACAGAAGATGCCATATGGAGCTCAAATATTCCTTTGAGATTAAGAAGAGACGCTAG
- the LOC140954225 gene encoding protein NRT1/ PTR FAMILY 5.2-like, whose translation MCRSWIRESGREIWSACRFLDKAAVESGSRSPWMLCPVTQVEETKQMIKMLPVWAATFIPSTILAQVHTLFIKQGTVLDRSMGPHFKIPPACLTAFVTISMLISLAIYDRYFVPMARHYTKRPRGITLLQRMGIGFMLHVIVMITACLAERKRLSVAREHNIIGKSEVVPLSIFILLPQFVLMGVAHNFVEAAKIEFFYDQSPEGMKSLGTSYFTSSLGIGNFLSSFILSTVSKITKKHGHKGWILDTLNLSFRLLLCCPGHIELPQLPSLFSCCKLLCL comes from the coding sequence atgtgccggtcatggatccgggaatcGGGTCGTGAAATCTGGTCTGCCTGCAGATTCCTTGACAAAGCAGCAGTTGAGAGCGGTTCAAGGTCACCGTGGATGCTGTGCCCTGTGACCCAAGTTGAAGAAACCAAGCAAATGATTAAAATGCTTCCAGTCTGGGCTGCTACTTTCATACCTAGCACCATTTTAGCTCAAGTGCACACCCTGTTCATCAAACAGGGAACTGTCTTGGACAGGAGCATGGGACCCCATTTCAAAATCCCTCCAGCGTGCCTCACAGCTTTTGTAACCATCTCCATGTTGATAAGCCTAGCCATTTATGACCGTTACTTTGTGCCGATGGCTAGGCATTACACAAAAAGACCGAGAGGAATTACATTGCTGCAGAGAATGGGAATTGGGTTTATGTTGCATGTTATTGTAATGATCACAGCTTGCTTAGCAGAAAGGAAGAGGCTTAGTGTGGCAAGAGAACACAACATTATTGGTAAAAGTGAGGTAGTTCCTCTCAGTATATTTATTCTACTCCCTCAGTTTGTTTTGATGGGAGTTGCTCATAACTTTGTTGAAGCAGCGAAGATAGAGTTTTTCTATGACCAATCACCAGAAGGAATGAAGAGCCTAGGGACTTCATACTTCACTAGCAGCTTGGGAATTGGGAATTTCCTTAGTAGTTTTATCCTATCAACAGTTTCTAAAATCACTAAGAAGCATGGCCATAAAGGGTGGATATTGGACACTCTAAATCTCTCATTTAGACTACTATTATGCTGTCCTGGCCATATTGAGCTTCCTCAACTTCCTTCTCTATTTAGTTGCTGCAAACTTCTTTGTTTATAA
- the LOC118050013 gene encoding protein NPGR2, whose protein sequence is MKSKFRVNRRKREITRQEPERLMECLSSGDQSRAVDGMTLSSESLATKENPAGAYSSKNGVLDLEPDTSNLEEAELSLRGRGSLNYEEARALLGRMEYQKGNIEAALHVFEGINIAAVTPRMKVTLAKRQEDHKRHSQSFATPSMSIHAASLLMEAIFLKAKSLQHLGRFREAAQSCKVIVDIVESSFSEGMPENFAADFKLQETLNKAVELLPELWKLADSPREAIMSYRRALLHHWNLDVETTARIQKDFAIFLLYSGGEASPPNLRSLMDSSFAPKNNIEEAILLLMILLRKMILTRIEWDPSILDHLSFTLSVSGGLKALASQVEELLPGIIDRRERYHILSLCYYGAGEELVALDLLRKLLHSNEDPKRVPALLMASKICGKTSKHAEEGINYARRALQSLENDCNQLESVANCLLGVSLSAHSQVAVADSERVTKQCEALEALESAGRMTKMQDSNILYHLSLENAEQRKLDVALYYAKHLLKLESGSNIIRGWLLLARILSAQRQYKDAETVINAALDQTGKWDQGELLRTKAKLQIAQGQLENGIESYIQLLAVLQIQSKSFGPGTKLYKDNGNPPSHLELEVWHDLASVYMRLSRWHDAETCLSKSKAISSYSASRCHTTGVLYEQRGLYKEALKAFVSALDIDPTHVPSLVSTAVVLRRLSMQSNATRSFLMAALRLDRMNSSAWYNLGLLYKAEGAPSPSLEAADCFEAATFLEETAPVEPFR, encoded by the exons ATGAAGAGTAAATTTAGAGTTAACAGGAGGAAAAGAGAGATAACTAGGCAAGAACCTGAGAGGTTAATGGAGTGCCTCAGCTCTGGAGACCAATCAAGAGCAGTGGATGGAATGACACTTTCATCTGAGTCTCTTGCAACCAAAGAAAATCCCGCAGGTGCATATTCTTCGAAAAATGGTGTGCTGGACCTGGAACCAGACACCAGCAATCTAGAAGAAGCTGAATTATCTCTTCGTGGGCGTGGTTCTTTGAACTATGAG GAAGCCAGAGCATTGTTAGGAAGAATGGAATACCAAAAAGGGAACATAGAAGCTGCTCTTCATGTATTCGAAGGAATAAATATTGCTGCTGTAACTCCCAGGATGAAAGTTACTCTGGCTAAAAGACAAGAAGACCACAAGAGACACTCACAAAGTTTTGCTACTCCATCAATGTCTATACATGCTGCCAGTTTACTAATGGAAGCAATCTTCCTTAAAGCAAAATCATTGCAGCATCTTGGGAGGTTCAGAG AAGCTGCTCAATCTTGCAAAGTTATTGTGGACATAGTTGAATCTTCATTCTCAGAAGGCATGCCTGAAAACTTTGCCGCTGACTTTAAATTGCAGGAGACTCTAAACAAGGCTGTTGAGTTGCTTCCAGAACTATGGAAACTTGCTGATTCCCCACGTGAAGCAATCATGTCATACCGGCGGGCTCTCCTCCATCACTGGAACCTTGATGTAGAAACTACTGCAAGGATTCAAAAAGATTTTGCCATTTTTCTTCTGTACAGCGGAGGTGAAGCAAGCCCCCCAAACCTCCGCTCTCTGATGGACAGTTCATTTGCACCTAAAAACAACATAGAAGAGGCCATACTGCTGTTAATGATACTGTTAAGAAAAATGATTCTGACAAGAATTGAGTGGGATCCATCAATCTTGGATCACCTTTCATTTACCCTCTCTGTTTCTGGGGGTTTAAAGGCATTGGCCAGCCAGGTTGAGGAGTTGCTTCCTGGGATTATTGATCGCAGAGAGAGGTATCATATTCTCTCTCTATGCTATTATGGAGCAGGTGAAGAATTGGTTGCTTTGGATCTATTAAGGAAATTGTTGCATAGTAATGAGGATCCAAAGCGTGTTCCGGCCTTATTAATGGCATCAAAGATATGTGGGAAGACCTCTAAACATGCAGAAGAAGGGATAAATTATGCTCGCAGAGCACTGCAAAGCTTGGAAAATGACTGCAATCAATTGGAAAGTGTAGCAAATTGCTTGCTGGGTGTCTCACTTTCAGCACATTCTCAAGTAGCTGTTGCAGATTCTGAGAGGGTCACAAAGCAATGCGAGGCTCTTGAGGCCCTGGAATCTGCTGGAAGAATGACAAAGATGCAAGACTCTAATATTCTTTACCATCTCAGCCTAGAAAATGCAGAGCAGAGGAAGTTGGACGTGGCGCTTTATTATGCAAAGCACTTGTTAAAACTAGAAAGTGGTTCTAATATTATTAGAGGATGGTTATTGCTTGCTCGGATCTTATCAGCTCAGAGACAGTATAAGGATGCTGAAACTGTTATTAATGCTGCCCTGGACCAGACCGGGAAATGGGACCAGGGAGAATTGTTGAGAACCAAAGCTAAACTTCAAATTGCTCAGGGTCAGTTAGAGAATGGCATTGAGTCATACATCCAGCTTCTCGCTGTTCTTCAAATTCAGAGTAAGAGCTTTGGACCTGGGACAAAGCTGTATAAG GACAATGGAAACCCTCCAAGTCATCTGGAATTGGAAGTTTGGCATGATCTGGCTTCCGTCTACATGAGGTTGTCCCGGTGGCATGATGCTGAGACATGTCTTTCCAAATCCAAGGCCATCAGCTCTTACTCAGCTTCTAGATGTCATACAACTG GTGTACTTTATGAGCAAAGGGGGCTCTACAAAGAAGCTCTTAAAGCCTTTGTGAGTGCTTTAGATATTGACCCCACCCATGTCCCAAGCTTGGTATCCACAGCCGTGGTTCTTAGACGGCTCAGTATGCAATCGAACGCAACCAGAAGCTTTCTAATGGCTGCTCTGCGACTTGATAGAATGAACTCATCTGCGTGGTACAATCTTGGCTTACTTTACAAAGCTGAGGGTGCTCCCTCCCCCTCCCTAGAAGCTGCGGATTGTTTTGAGGCTGCAACTTTTCTTGAAGAGACAGCACCAGTTGAGCCTTTTAGATGA